From the genome of Triticum aestivum cultivar Chinese Spring chromosome 3B, IWGSC CS RefSeq v2.1, whole genome shotgun sequence, one region includes:
- the LOC123069455 gene encoding tRNA(His) guanylyltransferase 2 isoform X2, which produces MANSEYEYVKREFEFDRRLPASNWIVVRIDGCHFHRFVFREETEFYQRRESKILSLCVSYFTSVYVMKWKDFFPNKDLREPPYFDGRVVCYPNMKTIHDYLAWRQVDCHINNHYNTCFWMLVKSGKTEKEAQQTLKGTFSKDKNELLSQQFQVNYEDEPAMFRKGSSVYRDKVETKVKTDDYGNPIKRIRLAITVSNLDIIGPEFWEKHQYILQEGKYRYEYVKKFDDIRRLPCCNWIVVRISACQFDQFSLIHSFDKPNDETALSLMNASASLMMEQFPDIIFGYGFSNEYSFVFQENTELYQRNERLILSSCSSCFTSFYTMKWKEYFPSKELVQPPKFEAEVLCYPKPKIVCDYLSWRQAECHNRNQYNTCFWMLVKSGEDENKANEILKGTLSKDKNELLFQRFQMNYNNEPAMFRKGSCTYRQKVEVSGDVARDGWDVAVTHVDMGPDFWRKHIYIFDK; this is translated from the exons TTTTGTTTTCAGAGAGGAAACAGAATTCTATCAAAGGCGAGAAAG CAAAATTCTGTCTTTATGTGTTTCTTACTTCACATCTGTGTACGTGATGAAGTGGAAAGATTTCTTTCCTAATAAAGATTTGAGGGAGCCTCCTTATTTTGATGGGCGAGTTGTATGCTATCCAAATATGAAAACCATTCATGATTATTTGGCATGGAGGCAAGTGGACT GTCATATAAATAATCATTATAATACATGCTTCTGGATGTTGGTGAAGTCTGGAAAAACTGAAAAAGAGGCACAACAGACATTGAAG GGGACATTTTCTAAGGACAAGAATGAGTTGCTTTCTCAACAGTTCCAAGTCAACTATGAGGATGAACCGGCTATGTTCCGGAAAGGATCAAGTGTTTATCGAGATAAG GTAGAAACAAAGGTGAAAACAGACGACTACGGGAATCCCATAAAAAGAATCCGGCTGGCAATTACAGTGTCAAATCTAGATATCATAGGACCTGAGTTTTGGGAAAAACATCAATACATTCTTCAAGAAG GAAAATATAGATACGAGTATGTGAAGAAGTTTGACGACATCCGCAGGCTTCCATGTTGTAATTGGATCGTTGTTCGTATCAGCGCCTGCCAATTCGACCA ATTCTCGCTGATCCATTCATTTGACAAGCCAAATGATGAGACTGCTTTAAGTTTGATGAACGCTTCTGCTTCTTTGATGATGGAGCAATTCCCTGATATTATCTTTGGTTATGGCTTTAGCAACGAGTACAG CTTTGTGTTCCAGGAGAACACTGAATTGTACCAGAGAAATGAGAG ATTAATCCTTTCTTCATGTTCATCATGTTTCACTTCCTTTTACACAATGAAGTGGAAAGAATATTTCCCCAGTAAAGAATTAGTGCAGCCACCTAAATTTGAAGCAGAAGTTCTCTGTTACCCAAAACCAAAGATCGTTTGTGATTATTTGTCCTGGAGGCAAGCAGAAT GTCACAACAGGAACCAATACAATACATGCTTTTGGATGTTAGTGAAATCTGGAGAAGATGAAAACAAAGCTAATGAGATACTAAAG GGAACATTATCAAAGGATAAGAACGAGTTGCTTTTTCAacgatttcaaatgaactacaacaaTGAACCCGCTATGTTCCGAAAGGGTTCATGTACTTACCGTCAAAAG GTGGAAGTGAGCGGAGATGTCGCGAGAGATGGGTGGGATGTGGCAGTGACCCATGTTGACATGGGGCCTGACTTTTGGAGAAAGCATATTTATATTTTCGACAAATGA
- the LOC123069454 gene encoding leucine--tRNA ligase, cytoplasmic produces the protein MSSNTEGPKSHARRDLLLKIQSDAQTCWEESKVFQAEPGNGPPGPGEKFFGNFPYPYMNGLLHLGHAFSLSKLEFGAAYHRLRGSNVLLPFAFHCTGMPIKASADKLAREIQQYGNPPVFPAAEDDSSAQVADDSQADQAALAPGQFKSKKSKAAAKTGMQKFQWEIMKGFELTDEKIAKFQDPSHWLTHFPPLAKEDLKDFGLGCDWRRSFITTDMNPFYDAFVRWQMRKLKKMGKVVKDMRYTIYSPLDGQPCADHDRASGEGVQPQEYVLIKMMVIPPFPPKLKVLEGKNVYLAAATLRPETMYGQTNCWVLPDGIYGAFEINETDVFIVTARSALNLAYQHLSRVPEKPTCLAELTGNDLIGLPLKSPLSFNEIIYALPMLTILTDKGTGTVTSVPSDSPDDYMALQDLITKPALRQKYGVQDEWVLPFNIIPIINIPEFGDKSAEKVCLDLKIKSQNDKEKLAEAKRMTYLKGFTDGVMIAGEFDGRKVQEAKPLIKNKLLGEGSAVLYSEPEKKVMSRSGDECVVALTDQWYITYGETEWKQKAVKCLENMNTFSAETRNGFEHTLGWLNQWACSRSFGLGTRIPWDEQFLVESLSDSTLYMAYYTIAHHLQNGNMYGEEISSIKPEELTDEVWEYVFCDGPAPNSSISPALLSKMKQEFKYWYPFDIRVSGKDLIQNHLTFSIYNHTALLPEHHWPRGFRCNGHLMLNSEKMSKSTGNFLTLKEAILRYSSDATRFALADAGDGMDDANFVTETANAAILRLTKEIAWMEEVIAAESSLRGGPPSTYADHVFANEINIAVKETEKSYNAFMFRDALKSGFYDLQLARDEYRLSCGAAGMNRELLGRFMEIQTKLITPICPHYAEHVWQKILKKEGFAIKAGWPVAGTPDPTLRSANKYLQDSIVLMRKLLQKQESGSKKPKKGAAPTPSAENKLTVGLIYVNEHYDGWKEQCLRVLQSNFDSQARSFAPDEEINEALRNCFIDRETSFKQVQKLCMPFIRFKKDEARNVGPQALNLKLPFGEINVLEENLELIRRQLGLEHVEVLSAFDGAARAKAGKHASLLDKNPPSPGEPVAIFMSKQEFEAQN, from the coding sequence ATGTCGTCAAATACTGAAGGACCCAAGAGTCATGCACGTAGAGACCTTTTGCTCAAGATCCAATCAGATGCTCAAACTTGCTGGGAGGAGAGCAAGGTTTTTCAGGCTGAACCTGGCAATGGACCTCCTGGCCCTGGTGAAAAATTCTTTGGCAATTTTCCGTACCCTTACATGAATGGATTGCTACATCTGGGTCACGCCTTCTCACTATCCAAGCTTGAGTTCGGTGCTGCATACCACAGACTCCGTGGCTCGAATGTCCTTTTGCCGTTTGCTTTTCATTGTACTGGGATGCCCATCAAGGCCTCAGCTGATAAGCTTGCTAGGGAGATTCAACAGTATGGAAATCCTCCAGTGTTCCCTGCAGCAGAGGATGATTCAAGTGCTCAAGTGGCAGATGATAGCCAGGCTGACCAGGCTGCTCTTGCCCCAGGGCAATTTAAGAGTAAGAAATCTAAGGCTGCTGCAAAGACCGGCATGCAGAAGTTCCAGTGGGAGATCATGAAGGGCTTTGAACTGACAGATGAAAAAATCGCCAAATTTCAGGATCCGTCTCACTGGTTGACCCACTTCCCTCCGCTGGCAAAGGAAGATCTTAAGGATTTTGGCCTGGGTTGTGATTGGAGGCGCTCATTCATAACCACTGATATGAATCCTTTCTATGATGCTTTTGTTCGCTGGCAGATGAGGAAGCTGAAGAAAATGGGCAAAGTTGTCAAGGATATGAGGTACACGATCTACTCACCACTGGATGGCCAACCTTGTGCTGATCATGATAGGGCATCAGGTGAAGGTGTGCAGCCACAAGAATACGTGTTGATTAAAATGATGGTGATCCCACCTTTTCCCCCCAAGTTGAAGGTCTTGGAAGGAAAGAATGTTTATCTGGCAGCTGCTACATTAAGACCTGAGACAATGTATGGGCAAACAAACTGTTGGGTATTGCCTGATGGGATTTATGGGGCTTTTGAGATCAATGAAACTGATGTCTTCATTGTGACAGCAAGGTCAGCCCTTAATCTTGCATATCAGCATCTATCCAGGGTCCCAGAAAAGCCCACCTGCTTAGCTGAGCTTACTGGCAATGATTTGATTGGGTTGCCATTAAAGTCTCCTCTTTCATTCAATGAAATCATATATGCACTTCCCATGCTCACGATCTTGACAGATAAAGGTACTGGCACCGTGACTAGTGTGCCAAGTGATTCCCCAGATGATTACATGGCACTGCAAGATTTAATCACAAAGCCTGCTTTGAGACAGAAGTATGGGGTCCAAGATGAGTGGGTTCTTCCATTTAATATCATACCAATAATCAACATACCTGAGTTTGGGGATAAGTCAGCTGAGAAGGTGTGCCTTGATCTTAAGATTAAGAGCCAGAatgacaaggagaagcttgctgaAGCAAAAAGGATGACATACCTTAAAGGATTTACTGATGGAGTGATGATTGCAGGGGAGTTTGATGGTAGAAAGGTTCAAGAAGCGAAGCCACTGATAAAGAATAAGCTTCTTGGAGAAGGCTCTGCTGTGTTGTATAGTGAGCCTGAGAAGAAAGTCATGTCAAGATCCGGCGATGAGTGTGTCGTTGCTCTTACAGATCAGTGGTACATAACTTACGGCGAAACTGAATGGAAGCAGAAGGCAGTCAAATGTTTGGAAAATATGAATACATTCTCAGCTGAAACCCGTAACGGATTCGAACACACGTTGGGCTGGCTGAACCAGTGGGCATGTTCTCGCTCTTTTGGCCTAGGTACTCGCATTCCATGGGATGAGCAGTTCCTGGTAGAATCTCTTTCAGATTCAACCCTGTACATGGCTTATTACACCATTGCACATCATTTACAAAATGGTAACATGTATGGAGAAGAAATATCTTCTATCAAGCCTGAAGAATTGACAGATGAAGTATGGGAATATGTGTTCTGTGATGGTCCAGCACCCAATAGCAGCATCTCTCCTGCCCTCTTGAGCAAAATGAAGCAAGAGTTCAAGTATTGGTACCCCTTTGATATTCGGGTATCAGGGAAGGACCTTATCCAGAACCATCTGACATTCAGCATCTACAATCATACAGCACTTCTTCCAGAGCATCATTGGCCTCGTGGTTTTCGTTGCAATGGGCATCTTATGCTTAACTCTGAGAAGATGTCCAAGTCCACAGGGAACTTCCTAACTCTTAAGGAGGCTATTCTAAGATATTCCTCGGATGCCACTAGGTTTGCCCTTGCTGATGCTGGCGATGGTATGGACGATGCAAACTTTGTTACTGAAACTGCAAATGCTGCTATTTTGAGGCTTACAAAGGAAATCGCATGGATGGAAGAAGTTATAGCTGCTGAATCTTCTTTGAGAGGCGGTCCTCCCTCTACTTATGCTGACCATGTGTTTGCTAATGAGATCAACATTGCTGTAAAAGAAACTGAGAAGAGCTACAATGCCTTCATGTTCAGAGATGCCCTGAAGTCTGGTTTCTATGACCTACAACTGGCTAGAGATGAGTACAGACTCTCTTGTGGAGCGGCGGGCATGAACCGTGAGTTGTTGGGGCGGTTTATGGAAATCCAGACCAAGCTTATCACCCCGATCTGTCCCCACTATGCTGAGCATGTGTGGCAAAAGATTCTGAAGAAGGAAGGTTTTGCAATAAAAGCTGGCTGGCCAGTTGCAGGCACCCCGGATCCTACTCTAAGAAGTGCGAACAAATACTTGCAGGACTCCATTGTTTTAATGAGAAAGTTGCTTCAGAAGCAGGAGTCTGGTTCCAAGAAACCCAAGAAGGGAGCTGCACCTACTCCATCAGCAGAAAACAAGCTCACAGTTGGTCTGATATATGTCAATGAGCACTATGATGGATGGAAAGAGCAATGTTTGAGGGTGCTTCAATCAAATTTTGATAGCCAAGCACGCTCCTTTGCCCCTGACGAGGAGATTAACGAAGCATTGAGGAACTGCTTCATCGACCGTGAAACAAGTTTCAAACAAGTACAGAAGCTCTGCATGCCTTTCATCAGGTTCAAGAAAGATGAAGCAAGGAATGTTGGTCCCCAGGCTCTAAATTTGAAGCTTCCTTTTGGTGAAATAAATGTGCTTGAGGAGAACCTGGAGCTGATCAGAAGGCAGTTGGGTCTTGAGCATGTTGAGGTCCTGTCGGCATTTGATGGAGCTGCTCGTGCCAAAGCTGGAAAGCATGCTTCTCTGCTGGACAAGAATCCGCCTTCCCCTGGTGAGCCGGTTGCAATATTCATGAGCAAGCAGGAGTTTGAAGCGCAGAATTAA